In the Pleuronectes platessa chromosome 8, fPlePla1.1, whole genome shotgun sequence genome, one interval contains:
- the lamp2 gene encoding lysosome-associated membrane glycoprotein 2 isoform X3, with the protein MVRFAAFVSLLAAGIVLQLSHGAEVNVTDKAGKLCLYANLMVNFSVSYAAGEKKDTAEIELPSAVTTDGSECGATSSTLKLNFGDGHSWSVNFTMDGNMYQADSITFSYNLSDAMVFPGSRSNETESVTVKSQITNVGLDTCYSCSSKDMILTDMVNMTLSSMLIQAFVSEGNKSEIITSCSADSPPTSPPTTSPPTTSPPTTSPPTTSPPTTSLPPTTLPPTTLLPTTPPPTTQGTNATTPAPVTNATTPAPPPTPTPTPTLPPPIIGKYSLNSDNSTVCLLATFGLRIGIKQGETYQEMNLDANETKASGSCGVNSSELKLVSSTMTIMLTFINDTAKFRLHAVNFTAKTGSGVDFNAVNTNLTLWEAAIGSSYMCNKEQNYTITNLLSFYTFNLRVQPFGITKGDFNTAHECSLDDTSILIPIIVGAALAGLILIVVVAYVIGRRKTYVGYQTL; encoded by the exons ATGGTCCGATTCGCTGCCTTTGTTTCGCTCCTCGCCGCCGGGATCG tccTCCAGCTGTCACATGGCGCTGAAGTGAATGTCACAGACAAAGCTGGCAAGCTCTGCCTCTATGCCAACCTCATGGTCAACTTCTCAGTCTCGTATGCAGCTGGAGAGAAG AAGGACACAGCTGAAATTGAACTTCCAAGTGCAGTCACAACCGATGGAAGTGAATGCGGCGCCACAAGCTCAACGCTGAAGCTTAATTTCGGAGACGGGCACTCCTGGAGTGTGAACTTCACCATGGATGGAAATATGTACCAGGCAGACTCCATCACCTTTTCCTACAACCTCAGTGACGCCATGGTCTTCCCTGGCTCTCGATCAAATG AAACTGAATCCGTGACCGTGAAGTCTCAGATTACAAACGTGGGTTTGGATACCTGCTACTCCTGCAGCAGTAAAGATATGATACTTACTGATATGGTCAATATGACACTGTCCAGCATGCTCATACAGGCGTTTGTGAGTGAAGGCAACAAGAGTGAAATTA TCACATCTTGTAGTGCGGATTCACCCCCGACCTCTCCTCCCACAACATCTCCTCCCACAACATCTCCTCCCACAACATCTCCTCCCACAACATCTCCTCCCACAACATCTCTTCCcccgaccactcttcccccgaCCACTCTTCTCCCGACCA CTCCTCCCCCGACCACTCAGGGCACCAATGCAACCACCCCAGCTCCTGTCACAAACGCCACTACCCCTGCCCCTCCTCCTACCCCCACCCCAACgcccaccctccctcctcccattATTGGGAAGTACAGCCTCAACTCGGACAACAGCACCGTCTGCCTGTTGGCCACCTTTGGTCTGCGGATCGGTATCAAGCAAGGAGAG ACGTATCAGGAGATGAACCTCGATGCCAACGAGACCAAGGCATCTGGATCATGTGGAGTCAACAGCAGCGAGCTGAAGTTGGTGTCAAGCACTATGACCATCATGTTGACCTTCATTAAT GACACAGCAAAGTTCCGCCTGCATGCCGTCAACTTCACCGCAAAGACGGGCTCTG GTGTGGACTTTAATGCGGTGAACACAAACCTGACTCTATGGGAGGCGGCCATCGGCAGCTCCTACATGTGCAACAAGGAGCAGAACTACACCATCACCAACCTGCTCAGCTTCTACACCTTCAACCTGCGAGTGCAGCCCTTTGGAATCACAAAGGGGGATTTCAATACAG CCCATGAATGTTCATTGGATGACACCAGCATCTTAATCCCAATCATTGTTGGCGCGGCTCTGGCTGGCTTGATTCTCATTGTAGTGGTCGCTTACGTGATTGGTCGAAGAAAGACTTATGTCGGATATCAGACCCTTTAA
- the lamp2 gene encoding lysosome-associated membrane glycoprotein 2 isoform X2 encodes MVRFAAFVSLLAAGIVLQLSHGAEVNVTDKAGKLCLYANLMVNFSVSYAAGEKKDTAEIELPSAVTTDGSECGATSSTLKLNFGDGHSWSVNFTMDGNMYQADSITFSYNLSDAMVFPGSRSNETESVTVKSQITNVGLDTCYSCSSKDMILTDMVNMTLSSMLIQAFVSEGNKSEIITSCSADSPPTSPPTTSPPTTSPPTTSPPPTTLPPTTLLPTTPPPTTPPPTTQGTNATTPGTNATTPAPPPTTQGTNATTPAPVTNATTPAPPPTPTPTPTLPPPIIGKYSLNSDNSTVCLLATFGLRIGIKQGETYQEMNLDANETKASGSCGVNSSELKLVSSTMTIMLTFINDTAKFRLHAVNFTAKTGSGVDFNAVNTNLTLWEAAIGSSYMCNKEQNYTITNLLSFYTFNLRVQPFGITKGDFNTAHECSLDDTSILIPIIVGAALAGLILIVVVAYVIGRRKTYVGYQTL; translated from the exons ATGGTCCGATTCGCTGCCTTTGTTTCGCTCCTCGCCGCCGGGATCG tccTCCAGCTGTCACATGGCGCTGAAGTGAATGTCACAGACAAAGCTGGCAAGCTCTGCCTCTATGCCAACCTCATGGTCAACTTCTCAGTCTCGTATGCAGCTGGAGAGAAG AAGGACACAGCTGAAATTGAACTTCCAAGTGCAGTCACAACCGATGGAAGTGAATGCGGCGCCACAAGCTCAACGCTGAAGCTTAATTTCGGAGACGGGCACTCCTGGAGTGTGAACTTCACCATGGATGGAAATATGTACCAGGCAGACTCCATCACCTTTTCCTACAACCTCAGTGACGCCATGGTCTTCCCTGGCTCTCGATCAAATG AAACTGAATCCGTGACCGTGAAGTCTCAGATTACAAACGTGGGTTTGGATACCTGCTACTCCTGCAGCAGTAAAGATATGATACTTACTGATATGGTCAATATGACACTGTCCAGCATGCTCATACAGGCGTTTGTGAGTGAAGGCAACAAGAGTGAAATTA TCACATCTTGTAGTGCGGATTCACCCCCGACCTCTCCTCCCACAACATCTCCTCCCACAACATCTCCTCCCACAACATCTCC TCCcccgaccactcttcccccgaCCACTCTTCTCCCGACCACTCCTCCCCCGACCACTCCTCCCCCGACCACTCAGGGCACCAATGCAACCACCCCGGGCACCAATGCAACCACCCCAGCTCCTCCCCCGACCACTCAGGGCACCAATGCAACCACCCCAGCTCCTGTCACAAACGCCACTACCCCTGCCCCTCCTCCTACCCCCACCCCAACgcccaccctccctcctcccattATTGGGAAGTACAGCCTCAACTCGGACAACAGCACCGTCTGCCTGTTGGCCACCTTTGGTCTGCGGATCGGTATCAAGCAAGGAGAG ACGTATCAGGAGATGAACCTCGATGCCAACGAGACCAAGGCATCTGGATCATGTGGAGTCAACAGCAGCGAGCTGAAGTTGGTGTCAAGCACTATGACCATCATGTTGACCTTCATTAAT GACACAGCAAAGTTCCGCCTGCATGCCGTCAACTTCACCGCAAAGACGGGCTCTG GTGTGGACTTTAATGCGGTGAACACAAACCTGACTCTATGGGAGGCGGCCATCGGCAGCTCCTACATGTGCAACAAGGAGCAGAACTACACCATCACCAACCTGCTCAGCTTCTACACCTTCAACCTGCGAGTGCAGCCCTTTGGAATCACAAAGGGGGATTTCAATACAG CCCATGAATGTTCATTGGATGACACCAGCATCTTAATCCCAATCATTGTTGGCGCGGCTCTGGCTGGCTTGATTCTCATTGTAGTGGTCGCTTACGTGATTGGTCGAAGAAAGACTTATGTCGGATATCAGACCCTTTAA
- the lamp2 gene encoding lysosome-associated membrane glycoprotein 2 isoform X1 has product MVRFAAFVSLLAAGIVLQLSHGAEVNVTDKAGKLCLYANLMVNFSVSYAAGEKKDTAEIELPSAVTTDGSECGATSSTLKLNFGDGHSWSVNFTMDGNMYQADSITFSYNLSDAMVFPGSRSNETESVTVKSQITNVGLDTCYSCSSKDMILTDMVNMTLSSMLIQAFVSEGNKSEIITSCSADSPPTSPPTTSPPTTSPPTTSPPTTSPPTTSLPPTTLPPTTLLPTTPPPTTPPPTTQGTNATTPGTNATTPAPPPTTQGTNATTPAPVTNATTPAPPPTPTPTPTLPPPIIGKYSLNSDNSTVCLLATFGLRIGIKQGETYQEMNLDANETKASGSCGVNSSELKLVSSTMTIMLTFINDTAKFRLHAVNFTAKTGSGVDFNAVNTNLTLWEAAIGSSYMCNKEQNYTITNLLSFYTFNLRVQPFGITKGDFNTAHECSLDDTSILIPIIVGAALAGLILIVVVAYVIGRRKTYVGYQTL; this is encoded by the exons ATGGTCCGATTCGCTGCCTTTGTTTCGCTCCTCGCCGCCGGGATCG tccTCCAGCTGTCACATGGCGCTGAAGTGAATGTCACAGACAAAGCTGGCAAGCTCTGCCTCTATGCCAACCTCATGGTCAACTTCTCAGTCTCGTATGCAGCTGGAGAGAAG AAGGACACAGCTGAAATTGAACTTCCAAGTGCAGTCACAACCGATGGAAGTGAATGCGGCGCCACAAGCTCAACGCTGAAGCTTAATTTCGGAGACGGGCACTCCTGGAGTGTGAACTTCACCATGGATGGAAATATGTACCAGGCAGACTCCATCACCTTTTCCTACAACCTCAGTGACGCCATGGTCTTCCCTGGCTCTCGATCAAATG AAACTGAATCCGTGACCGTGAAGTCTCAGATTACAAACGTGGGTTTGGATACCTGCTACTCCTGCAGCAGTAAAGATATGATACTTACTGATATGGTCAATATGACACTGTCCAGCATGCTCATACAGGCGTTTGTGAGTGAAGGCAACAAGAGTGAAATTA TCACATCTTGTAGTGCGGATTCACCCCCGACCTCTCCTCCCACAACATCTCCTCCCACAACATCTCCTCCCACAACATCTCCTCCCACAACATCTCCTCCCACAACATCTCTTCCcccgaccactcttcccccgaCCACTCTTCTCCCGACCACTCCTCCCCCGACCACTCCTCCCCCGACCACTCAGGGCACCAATGCAACCACCCCGGGCACCAATGCAACCACCCCAGCTCCTCCCCCGACCACTCAGGGCACCAATGCAACCACCCCAGCTCCTGTCACAAACGCCACTACCCCTGCCCCTCCTCCTACCCCCACCCCAACgcccaccctccctcctcccattATTGGGAAGTACAGCCTCAACTCGGACAACAGCACCGTCTGCCTGTTGGCCACCTTTGGTCTGCGGATCGGTATCAAGCAAGGAGAG ACGTATCAGGAGATGAACCTCGATGCCAACGAGACCAAGGCATCTGGATCATGTGGAGTCAACAGCAGCGAGCTGAAGTTGGTGTCAAGCACTATGACCATCATGTTGACCTTCATTAAT GACACAGCAAAGTTCCGCCTGCATGCCGTCAACTTCACCGCAAAGACGGGCTCTG GTGTGGACTTTAATGCGGTGAACACAAACCTGACTCTATGGGAGGCGGCCATCGGCAGCTCCTACATGTGCAACAAGGAGCAGAACTACACCATCACCAACCTGCTCAGCTTCTACACCTTCAACCTGCGAGTGCAGCCCTTTGGAATCACAAAGGGGGATTTCAATACAG CCCATGAATGTTCATTGGATGACACCAGCATCTTAATCCCAATCATTGTTGGCGCGGCTCTGGCTGGCTTGATTCTCATTGTAGTGGTCGCTTACGTGATTGGTCGAAGAAAGACTTATGTCGGATATCAGACCCTTTAA
- the lamp2 gene encoding lysosome-associated membrane glycoprotein 2 isoform X4 → MVRFAAFVSLLAAGIVLQLSHGAEVNVTDKAGKLCLYANLMVNFSVSYAAGEKKDTAEIELPSAVTTDGSECGATSSTLKLNFGDGHSWSVNFTMDGNMYQADSITFSYNLSDAMVFPGSRSNETESVTVKSQITNVGLDTCYSCSSKDMILTDMVNMTLSSMLIQAFVSEGNKSEIITSCSADSPPTSPPTTSPPTTSPPTTSPPPTTLPPTTLLPTTPPPTTQGTNATTPAPVTNATTPAPPPTPTPTPTLPPPIIGKYSLNSDNSTVCLLATFGLRIGIKQGETYQEMNLDANETKASGSCGVNSSELKLVSSTMTIMLTFINDTAKFRLHAVNFTAKTGSGVDFNAVNTNLTLWEAAIGSSYMCNKEQNYTITNLLSFYTFNLRVQPFGITKGDFNTAHECSLDDTSILIPIIVGAALAGLILIVVVAYVIGRRKTYVGYQTL, encoded by the exons ATGGTCCGATTCGCTGCCTTTGTTTCGCTCCTCGCCGCCGGGATCG tccTCCAGCTGTCACATGGCGCTGAAGTGAATGTCACAGACAAAGCTGGCAAGCTCTGCCTCTATGCCAACCTCATGGTCAACTTCTCAGTCTCGTATGCAGCTGGAGAGAAG AAGGACACAGCTGAAATTGAACTTCCAAGTGCAGTCACAACCGATGGAAGTGAATGCGGCGCCACAAGCTCAACGCTGAAGCTTAATTTCGGAGACGGGCACTCCTGGAGTGTGAACTTCACCATGGATGGAAATATGTACCAGGCAGACTCCATCACCTTTTCCTACAACCTCAGTGACGCCATGGTCTTCCCTGGCTCTCGATCAAATG AAACTGAATCCGTGACCGTGAAGTCTCAGATTACAAACGTGGGTTTGGATACCTGCTACTCCTGCAGCAGTAAAGATATGATACTTACTGATATGGTCAATATGACACTGTCCAGCATGCTCATACAGGCGTTTGTGAGTGAAGGCAACAAGAGTGAAATTA TCACATCTTGTAGTGCGGATTCACCCCCGACCTCTCCTCCCACAACATCTCCTCCCACAACATCTCCTCCCACAACATCTCC TCCcccgaccactcttcccccgaCCACTCTTCTCCCGACCA CTCCTCCCCCGACCACTCAGGGCACCAATGCAACCACCCCAGCTCCTGTCACAAACGCCACTACCCCTGCCCCTCCTCCTACCCCCACCCCAACgcccaccctccctcctcccattATTGGGAAGTACAGCCTCAACTCGGACAACAGCACCGTCTGCCTGTTGGCCACCTTTGGTCTGCGGATCGGTATCAAGCAAGGAGAG ACGTATCAGGAGATGAACCTCGATGCCAACGAGACCAAGGCATCTGGATCATGTGGAGTCAACAGCAGCGAGCTGAAGTTGGTGTCAAGCACTATGACCATCATGTTGACCTTCATTAAT GACACAGCAAAGTTCCGCCTGCATGCCGTCAACTTCACCGCAAAGACGGGCTCTG GTGTGGACTTTAATGCGGTGAACACAAACCTGACTCTATGGGAGGCGGCCATCGGCAGCTCCTACATGTGCAACAAGGAGCAGAACTACACCATCACCAACCTGCTCAGCTTCTACACCTTCAACCTGCGAGTGCAGCCCTTTGGAATCACAAAGGGGGATTTCAATACAG CCCATGAATGTTCATTGGATGACACCAGCATCTTAATCCCAATCATTGTTGGCGCGGCTCTGGCTGGCTTGATTCTCATTGTAGTGGTCGCTTACGTGATTGGTCGAAGAAAGACTTATGTCGGATATCAGACCCTTTAA